The genomic window AGGATATgttaatgttttttcttttttttttaatcaaattttcatttggaTTGGGCCTCGGCCCAATTTGAAAGTATATTTGtcgtttaatttaatttgtcgggttaacttttatatataatgctgtcaaaaaaaacttttatgtaTGAATAAATCATTTTGGtggaagtatatatatatactgcTAGTTCATGGAATAGAagtatataaagaaaaaattagaTGAGTCGGGTCTTAAAAATCTCCTAAGAGGTAGCCAGGCCCAGTAACGTGGTTTAACCcacatttttgtaaaaaaaaatattgcatgaAAAACTCTATCAACGAGATCAAAAGGATATATCCAAGATATTTTCTCTCCGGGgccccatgtatcttttatacccctaatattccaattttgcccttgataaaaacttcggtttgcagaaaccgaagttttttctagttcaaattcaggaaaatttcggttaacagaaaccgaatttttttttcaaggcaaaaaaaattcggttcgtagaaaccgaagtttttattgaagggcaaaaaagtaaaatccagagggtgaaaaagaaccgtggggggcctaaagagaaaatatctatATCCAATAGTCAAAAGAATTAGGAATTGAATCCAATAGTTAAAAACGTAGGCCCATCGTTGGGTTGCTTTCTCTTACGTTGGGTCCGATATCATTGGGCTAGATTGCCTCGTTTAACAAAtatttctctccccacccccacCCACGTTACTCTTATCCTCCAAAATTCCGTTTTTGTCTCTGGGAGTAAAGTTCGaaaaatacgttccgaactaATGTAACAGTTCAGAACATAGAGTTAGAGTATATGATCCAATCAGGGCAGGCCCGCATTCATCGGTCATTTTGAGGATTAAAATTTTGagataataatagttatatatttttaatgttcataaaatattaaatgtgtATCAATAAACTAGTGGTAGCCTCTAACATTTTTAGTGCAAGATCCTTGGTTCAAATTCCTACAATGTCTTTTTTTTGCATGATTTTAGTTCTAGTCATTTTAAACATTGATTATGAGTTTATGACGTCTCTTTTTTACGTTATGTACGatgataattatttattttatgtatttttcatgttgtttacaatttaaatagagaatAACTTTTTAAAGGAGTCGGGTATaacctcctttttttttttttcctctcatctcttaagttctaaccctagccgtcactttttttcttcttcttaatttatcaaagagtatcttgacctaaaatcacccctccaaattgttttttctttctcgttgttaaataagtgtgatttttcacatatttgtttggttttgtgttatttgttatcccgtccttgtgcggtgtattctTGTGCCGTAtctgtgcggtgtattttgttttcccgtctttgtgcggtgttcatttgtttcaggttgaatgattagatccgatcaagtacaaatctatccaatgtcgacttttgtgtcatcaacgctgcagatctggtggcatggacattccagacacttcaatatagtcatatatgtaggcttatgtaatttgccgttttatgctattaacatggatgctgtgagtttgtttgcagattcatcctttttgtttttagtaaatttgaatttgtattacatcgatgtactctatcagtttgaatgaatgaatatcctttatttttagtcaaaaaaaaaacttttataattttttttttcattttttattaggaGCCGTTTTTAATATTCGAGCAAGGCCTCTCCAAATAGTTGGGGACGACCCTGGATCCACTTCTAACCAAGTCAAGATTGACATGATGGCAAATTGGAGATTCATATTTGTGATGTCTGTCTTCAATTATTTGAAGAAGATTTACTGCATGTGATTTGTGACTGTCTTGCTAAAAGATGATCAAGGGGTTTGCAAACTTTTATGTTTCAGATTATAGAAGTTTTTACCATTTCAGCCTTTTGGGTTATTAAAGCCCATTTGTCCATTAGTTCATTCTTCTCACATATAgacctttattattattattattattattattattattattattattattattattattattattattattattattattattattattatttttgttttttatacgATGGcctcaaaaaaatttgttatatgcTCGATTTGTTCTTCATTATAAACCAAAAGATGAATGTGTTTAGATGGAAATCCacaaaaatatagttaaaactTACACAAATATTATCATCGTTGAATGTTTGTCACCTACATGCATAGACCACAAACAATGTTGAACACCTCCGGTAATAACTCGTGAACACAAACATTGTATTTCCCTTAAAGATTTATCCGTATACCTATCCTGAATCCGACACAACTCGAAATCAAAAGAATAGGTAAATGTTAACTCACGAGAGATGAGAAGatgtttttattgttgttgaagaGGCTAAAATGAATGCTATATTAACACAACTaaatcaaaacacaaaaaatactAAGATTCAAGAAAACAAAGTCTTAAAATACATAAGAAAAAAGACTTTAACACGCGGACGGGTGTGGTCGGCCGGCAAGTCAGCTTCTCTAGAtgacttttccttcatcttgaATCCAACCAAAAGAAAATCAGGTAACATATGAGTGGTTACTGGTTGGTGGCTCTATTGATAGTAATCCGAAAAAAAACCCTTAACTTTAAACTTTGTTCATAACCAAACCAATAGTTTAACCATATCGTCGTGTTCTAGATTAGCGAAAACCACATGATTAAAGTGCTTCTAAATAGATCATGTGcaagcaaccaaatcaaatgaagATAATCTTTAACTTGCTAAGTGATGATTGAAAGCCgctaattatataaatataattgttgAAGATTATGATAAATTTAGAGCAGGCGCGCTGATCGATTGCAACGGAATTCCAACCACAAATTTCTCCACATCGACCGGACACATTTTTTGCATTTTCGTGCAATATAAAAGTTTGTTGCGTGACTACAACCGCAACATTTTTTGCTTGTGCGTAGCGCAAGACTCCTCTTATTTTGTTTGAGACATGTTAGAAAACATATctattgaataattgattttaAAGTCATCAATCAACTTTTATTAGAGATTTAGGTTTTTCACTGACTTTTGGAAACTTGTAATCTCAGGAATTGAAGAGCTAATCCACAGCAACTTCTTAATAAATAAGTTCAATGATTATTCAGTCATCTTTTAATCAAAGAGTTGGAAGAAGTTGCTCTCATTCTTCTTAGACCTACCTCAGTATGATAGAGAACTTTGAAACATACTTTGCATTATTAGAATAGATTTGGTTACACCTAAATGGTTGGTGATTAAATTGACCAAATTTTTGCACATTATTATTAACATGCATGTAAGCCAAAGACTAGTGTGTGCAcacattatttaaatataaatacaaatgtatccaaaaaaaataaatacaattaaaaaGTATAATGATGAAGAGGTAACTTGTCCTTTTATGATTTTATCAAAATAGTAATatgtcttaaaaaaatataatggggGGTGTATATGTCAGAAATAATATATCACCTGAGAAGTTGAAGCAACTGAAATTCATTTGAGAAATTAATTGAGCTTACCAGCAAAGTactatttaatttattgttagTTGATAAGTTATGAGAGATCATGACATGTTGCCAAATCCTTTAAAAAGAACCTCAAATCataattaagtttatatattAAGCATTGTTCTTACCTTACAAGTAATGAATAAGTCATACCAATAAGAATTCATCATTTCTTTTCCTcaacttttttctttatggtttgTTAGGTGTCTCCCAATATAAGTAGTAGTTTGCATTATAAATGATAACTAACATGTCTTTTTCTTTACTGTACTCTCCACTTCCTAGTTAAGTAGTCAAATCCTTAATCCATGTAATAATCACTTCAATAGATGAAATTGTTAAATGGACTCAAATATTTCTTCCACATCACTGTTTTCACGTTTTGATTTTTGGAAACAGCATATTCTTTTTGGACATTATGCACTCAGAACCTAATGGCACAGTAGAAAAGTTTGGTATTGATGCTTGCTTAATTTTATGGTACATTTCTTGAGCCACAGATAATATAAGCAATATGCAAAGAATCTAATACTCTTTACTCATTCATCAAAATACTCTTTACTCCAAAAATATATTCGACAAATAAGACGTATATATGTTAGTATAGGTGTTTGGATTCTCTACGGTTGCAGCAGTAACTCTATACTGTTGCATCTGTAGAGGATCCAAGTTCGTTAGTATAGGATATATGTACAATGAGAGCGATTGAAATGAAACAAAGAAAGTGCAAATCTTAAAGTCTCTTACTCAACTCAGAAGTTTTGCTACAAATAAACTGCAAAAAGAATTCCCATGGATAGGGATATTataaaaagatagaaaaaataaaaagaatgccaagaaaaaagaaagagacaACTGGGACACCAACTCCTAATGACCTAAGTTACCTAAAATTACTAGGCCTAAGACCCTACCCTTTTTGACTTCCATAACTTCTCATCTAACCCCTTTTCTTCTGTTCTCATTAACAATCTTCTTCTAACTGCTAAAAtatgatcatcatcatcatctaatGCTTCTAATCCCCCATTCCAACCCTGTACAAAAACCAATgaccaaaagaaataaaattcaacaaaaGAAATAACATAAGACGCGACACTAGAGAAGGCAACGAAACAAATCTCCAACTAGGATCATTCTCCCTTCAAATGTACTCCAGGGCGAGAATGCTGTTAGTGTTTGGAATGAGTTCGGGTGAGGCAGCTGAATGTGATTCAAAACCGGAATTCTCAATATCCTTGACTCTCATTTCAAGGACCTTCTTGTGGGAATTGGAGTGCAAAGCTGGACAAAAAGTTGGACTAGCAGCAGGACGGTATTCAGGGAAAAGCCGGCCCGACTTGTAGCGAACACCGCAAGCATTGCAGAGTGTTTTTGGACCCATTGGCCCTGCCCTCCATTGTGGTGTCTTGGTGATCTCACAATGCATGCATTTCCTAACAGGTAGCGAACCATTCTGATCGCCGCTGTCAGCTggagcagcagcagcagcaggaAGTGGCAtcttgattttcttcttcttcttggaCTCTCCAGAAGCTAGCTTTGGTTTCTTGGCCACAATTCGAGACTCAGCAAAACTGTCAAAATCGGAAGATGCCGCCTTGGTGGAGATGACATTTGGCTGCACATTCTCCCCTGCGGAAGAGGAAGTAGGGGAAATGAGCTGCATGGCGGAACGAGGGTTGAAAGTTGCAGGACGTGGACGCTTGGTGCGTGCACGCCCACAAGGCACAGGGATGTAAATCCCTGTTGTGGTCTTTCCACCGGAGCAGGAACTGCTGCTTTCAAGGACAGAAACTGGACTTGATGTCTGGAATTGGTTATGCACAGACTCCTCCTTGGGGACACATATTGATGGGAATGATGGCTGCTGCTCCACTTTCTTCATTGTGAGACTCCCCTCACTAAATGAGTCCTCCACAAAATTGGACAGCCATTCCAATTGAACAATGTCTTCAtactgtaataataataaatacaagACATTGATCAAAATCACATTCTTACCAAAAATACACAACTTAAGCAAAAAGGTAATGTTTTACACCGTCAGTCAATCATAATCGTCTCATGTACACTATCagtatattaaaattaaactcTTCAACAACAATTGGATTGTGTAAGGAATAGTATAAAGTATAAACACAagcattttttttgacaataacacAAGCATTTATTAAATGTCATTCACATGTTGACAATTGAAGCAAAGAATACAACTTATAAGAGCATAATGACACAAAAAAAGGTATATTACACTTCAAATTGAATAAAGAATTTGAATTTGTGctttgtataaaataaaataaaaatcaaatatggGTTGATACTGGCTAGATTGACTACCATATTGAGggaacattatttatttatttatttatttatttatttatttattatgtggGTGCTCACATCACGTGATCATCACATGCAAAATCACATGACATCCAATAATGATGATCCAAATAATTGAGACAGCGCACCCCCAAATTGGAGAGTAGTAGGATGGAAGTGATGTGCCACATGTCACCGACACAATCAAGTGTCCATCTTAAGTGACCAAACTACCCTTTTCAacaaattttgtcatttaattaataataataatatcttcATATTGAAGTAAagaaatttaaaactttttggACCAACTTCAGAAAATAAAAtcgaattaaatatatttttaacttcataaatatctattttttttaattaatttttagtctctcttttataaaaatgtactTCCTTTgattttttacaataaataattaattttttaggttcattgaatcgAAGATGTATTTGACCCATAATAtaaatcagatacattaattattcaataataatgaatcaatcttttttattttaaattgaatcaattattcaattaacctaaaaaatcaatcatttattataaaaatgatcaaaaagAGTATGTCtttaatcatataaaaaattaacaaaataaaaatggtcAAAAAATGTACAGCACTGTACTCGAAAATCTTGTAAATTTTTGAAgactaaaattattattataattctataaaaattcaaacttcataatttaaaatatttttggacTATTATGAGTATTATTCATTATTCATGAAATAAAGACAATATATACATAAAGCAATGTTCCCCAAGAAAATATTGATGATATCCGTTACGCATAGTGACAGGTTGGAAAATAGTAAAGTTTCAAAACAGACAATCAGGTCCGTACACGGAACTAGTATGATGTCATAATCAAATAATCAAACGGTTACAAACAAAGCTAATGTGAAACTGTGGGCTTTGATTGATAATCACAGTTCACGTAA from Trifolium pratense cultivar HEN17-A07 linkage group LG1, ARS_RC_1.1, whole genome shotgun sequence includes these protein-coding regions:
- the LOC123919525 gene encoding GATA transcription factor 8, whose amino-acid sequence is MVGPNFMDELDCGSFFDHIDDLLDFPVDDVDTAAASLPSVASVGNCNSLASIWPNESESFPASDSVFSGGSASDLSAELSVPYEDIVQLEWLSNFVEDSFSEGSLTMKKVEQQPSFPSICVPKEESVHNQFQTSSPVSVLESSSSCSGGKTTTGIYIPVPCGRARTKRPRPATFNPRSAMQLISPTSSSAGENVQPNVISTKAASSDFDSFAESRIVAKKPKLASGESKKKKKIKMPLPAAAAAPADSGDQNGSLPVRKCMHCEITKTPQWRAGPMGPKTLCNACGVRYKSGRLFPEYRPAASPTFCPALHSNSHKKVLEMRVKDIENSGFESHSAASPELIPNTNSILALEYI